A DNA window from Acetobacter aceti NBRC 14818 contains the following coding sequences:
- a CDS encoding error-prone DNA polymerase produces MVHARAVRMTRYAELQVTSYFSFLRGVSAPAELFAQAKRLGLSAIGITDRNTLAGIVQAHIAAKDTGMRLVVGCRLDLADFPPVLVYPMDRAAYGRLCRLLSIGKARAGKGKCLLNWADLAEWGDGLQAVLVPDVAGEDCALHLRKLRDAFGDRAYMALTLRRRPNDQMRLYELANMAHARRVKTVVTNDVLFDIHDRRILQDVVTCVRHNTTIDRAGFVRERHADRYLKPPQEIARLFSRYPEAIDRSMEIVERCRFSLDDLAYQYPDEITTPGQTPQEALEALTWEGARAFYTDGIPEDVAEILRHELALIGRMSYAPYFLTVNSIVRESRRRGILCQGRGSAANSAVCFVLGITAIDPSRTTLLFERFISEERGEPPDIDVDFEHARREEIIQWIYDHYGRTRAALTAVVTRYRAKGALRDVGKVMGLPEDLITLLSKQIWGWSREVDAEKFAETGIDLTDRRIRLTLDLARALIGVPRHLSQHPGGFVLTHDRLDELVPIEPAAMENRQTIEWDKDDIDALKFMKVDVLALGMLTCMKKGLDLLAEHKGQRFTLQTIPAEDPRTYAMIRKADTIGVFQIESRAQMSMLPRLKPRTYYDLVIEVAIVRPGPIQGDMVHPYLRRREGLEQPDYPTPELEEVLKRTLGVPLFQEQVMQVAMVCAGFTAAEADQLRRAMATFKNTGTVSKFQTRLLEGMRENGYPEEFAERIYQQLEGFGSYGFPESHAASFAILAYSSSWMKCRHPDVFLASLLNSQPMGFYAPAQLVRDAQAHGVEVRPICVNRSRWEAILEGPERANGLFAVRLGMNLVKGLANEDAARIVAARGNRPFVSIDDLWRRSGVKAAALTHLAEADAFRAGFGLARREALWAIKALRDEPLPLFAAAEIVREAKEPDVLLQPMRAGAEVARDYNRIGLTLRDHPVAFLRDDLRRDDILSCRDAINARDGKRLTAAGIVLVRQRPGSSKGVVFMTLEDETATLNVIIWADTFEKFRPVVLSASMVAVKGRLQKEGEVIHLIALEIIDQSGLLADVGNRSNGGTPSDRHHPDDVIIVRSRNFH; encoded by the coding sequence ATGGTTCATGCACGGGCTGTTCGCATGACCCGCTATGCCGAGCTTCAGGTCACCAGCTATTTCTCGTTCCTGCGGGGCGTGTCTGCGCCTGCCGAACTGTTTGCCCAGGCCAAACGTCTCGGACTTTCCGCCATCGGGATCACCGACCGCAACACACTGGCCGGCATCGTCCAGGCCCACATCGCCGCGAAAGATACCGGCATGCGGCTGGTGGTCGGATGCCGGCTCGACCTCGCCGACTTTCCGCCGGTCCTGGTCTATCCGATGGACCGCGCCGCCTATGGCCGCTTATGTCGGCTGCTGTCGATCGGCAAGGCGCGCGCCGGCAAGGGGAAATGCCTGCTGAACTGGGCCGATCTGGCCGAGTGGGGCGACGGACTTCAGGCCGTGCTGGTGCCGGATGTCGCCGGCGAGGACTGCGCCCTGCATCTGCGGAAGCTGCGGGATGCCTTCGGGGACCGGGCCTATATGGCACTGACCCTGCGCCGCCGGCCGAATGATCAGATGCGGCTCTATGAATTGGCGAATATGGCCCATGCGCGCCGGGTGAAGACCGTCGTCACCAATGACGTGCTGTTCGATATCCATGACCGCCGCATTCTCCAGGATGTCGTCACCTGTGTTCGGCATAATACGACCATAGACCGGGCTGGCTTCGTCCGTGAGCGTCATGCCGATCGCTATCTCAAGCCGCCCCAGGAAATCGCGCGCCTGTTCTCGCGATATCCCGAAGCGATCGACCGGAGCATGGAGATCGTCGAACGCTGCCGGTTCAGCCTCGACGATCTAGCGTATCAATATCCCGATGAAATCACGACGCCGGGCCAGACACCCCAGGAAGCACTGGAAGCCCTGACGTGGGAAGGTGCGAGAGCCTTCTATACGGATGGCATCCCCGAGGACGTGGCTGAAATTCTCCGCCATGAACTGGCGCTGATCGGGCGCATGTCCTACGCGCCCTACTTCCTGACGGTGAACAGCATCGTTCGCGAGTCGAGGCGGCGGGGCATTCTGTGCCAGGGTCGCGGATCGGCGGCCAATAGCGCTGTCTGTTTCGTGCTGGGCATCACGGCGATCGACCCGTCGCGGACGACATTGCTGTTCGAGCGGTTCATCTCGGAAGAGCGGGGCGAGCCGCCGGACATCGACGTGGATTTCGAGCATGCCCGTCGCGAGGAAATCATCCAGTGGATCTATGACCATTACGGTCGCACCCGCGCGGCACTGACCGCCGTGGTCACCCGGTATCGGGCCAAGGGGGCTCTCCGTGATGTGGGCAAGGTGATGGGGCTGCCGGAAGACCTGATCACCCTGCTGTCGAAACAGATATGGGGCTGGTCGCGCGAGGTCGATGCGGAGAAATTCGCCGAGACCGGAATCGACCTGACTGACCGGCGTATCCGTCTGACGCTCGATCTGGCGCGTGCCCTGATTGGCGTGCCGCGTCATCTGTCCCAGCATCCGGGCGGCTTCGTGCTGACCCATGACCGGCTGGACGAACTGGTGCCGATCGAACCGGCGGCGATGGAGAATCGCCAGACCATCGAGTGGGACAAGGACGACATCGACGCGCTGAAATTCATGAAGGTTGATGTGCTGGCGCTTGGCATGCTGACCTGCATGAAGAAGGGACTGGACCTGCTCGCCGAACACAAGGGGCAGCGCTTCACGCTCCAGACCATTCCGGCCGAAGACCCGCGGACCTACGCCATGATCCGCAAGGCAGACACGATCGGCGTGTTCCAGATCGAGAGCCGGGCGCAAATGTCGATGCTGCCGCGCCTGAAGCCCCGGACCTATTATGACCTGGTGATCGAGGTCGCCATCGTCCGTCCCGGACCGATCCAGGGCGATATGGTTCATCCGTATCTGCGCCGGCGGGAGGGCCTGGAGCAGCCCGATTACCCGACCCCGGAACTGGAGGAAGTCCTGAAGCGGACCCTCGGCGTGCCGCTTTTTCAGGAACAGGTCATGCAGGTGGCCATGGTATGTGCCGGGTTCACGGCGGCCGAGGCCGATCAACTCAGGCGTGCGATGGCGACCTTCAAGAACACCGGGACGGTCTCGAAATTCCAGACCCGCCTGCTCGAAGGCATGAGGGAGAACGGATATCCGGAGGAATTCGCCGAGCGTATCTACCAGCAGCTTGAGGGCTTCGGCTCCTATGGCTTCCCGGAGAGCCATGCCGCGTCATTCGCCATCCTGGCCTATTCGTCATCGTGGATGAAATGCCGCCATCCGGACGTGTTCCTGGCCTCATTGCTGAACAGCCAGCCGATGGGCTTCTACGCGCCGGCCCAACTCGTCCGCGACGCCCAGGCGCATGGGGTGGAAGTCCGGCCTATCTGTGTGAACCGGTCACGCTGGGAGGCCATCCTTGAAGGGCCGGAACGGGCGAACGGCCTGTTTGCGGTGCGGCTCGGGATGAACCTGGTGAAGGGACTGGCCAATGAGGATGCCGCGCGGATCGTGGCGGCCCGTGGGAATCGGCCCTTCGTGTCGATAGACGATCTGTGGCGACGATCCGGCGTGAAGGCCGCTGCCCTGACCCACCTGGCCGAGGCGGATGCGTTTCGTGCGGGGTTCGGGCTGGCACGGCGTGAGGCTCTGTGGGCGATCAAGGCGCTACGGGATGAACCGTTGCCCTTGTTCGCGGCTGCGGAGATCGTCCGGGAAGCAAAGGAACCGGATGTCCTGCTCCAGCCCATGCGGGCCGGCGCCGAGGTGGCACGGGACTATAACCGTATCGGCCTGACCCTGCGGGACCATCCGGTTGCCTTTCTGCGGGATGATCTGAGGCGCGATGACATCCTGTCGTGCCGGGACGCAATCAATGCCAGGGATGGCAAGCGGCTGACGGCAGCCGGAATCGTCCTGGTGCGTCAGCGTCCGGGTTCTTCAAAAGGCGTGGTTTTTATGACGCTGGAGGACGAGACGGCGACGCTGAATGTCATCATTTGGGCAGACACCTTCGAGAAATTCCGGCCGGTGGTCCTGTCCGCCAGCATGGTGGCTGTGAAGGGGAGGCTTCAGAAGGAGGGCGAGGTGATTCATCTGATCGCTCTGGAGATCATCGACCAGTCGGGACTACTCGCCGATGTTGGAAACCGCTCAAATGGTGGCACCCCAAGCGACAGACATCACCCGGATGACGTCATCATAGTTCGATCGCGGAATTTCCATTGA
- a CDS encoding ImuA family protein translates to MTTKGSPARKKPALEALQATIARLEGHKSHKRAVLPFGVKEIDARLPGGGLVLGALHEVAGGGTDALNATAAALFAAGIAGRTRGKVLWIVTRQDIFAPALDQAGLAARRVIHVEASSDNDALACFEEGLRHGGLGSVVAEVGRLTMTASRRLQIAAEGTGTIGLAVRRWRRQTEAADFGQPTASTTRWRVSVLPSAPLPVPGVERPRWMLELLRARSGECADFEVEGCDANGRIESCGVALPASVADGAHQEEAGQRRA, encoded by the coding sequence ATGACCACGAAAGGGAGCCCAGCCCGGAAGAAGCCCGCCCTGGAAGCGCTTCAGGCGACCATTGCCCGGCTCGAAGGACACAAAAGCCATAAACGCGCCGTCCTGCCATTCGGCGTGAAGGAGATCGACGCGAGGTTACCGGGTGGCGGCCTGGTCCTGGGCGCGCTTCATGAGGTGGCCGGTGGCGGGACTGACGCCCTCAACGCCACGGCTGCGGCCCTGTTCGCCGCAGGGATTGCCGGCCGGACCAGAGGCAAGGTGCTGTGGATCGTCACCCGGCAGGACATCTTCGCGCCGGCTCTCGATCAGGCCGGACTGGCCGCTCGCCGGGTCATCCACGTTGAAGCATCCTCGGACAACGACGCCCTGGCCTGCTTCGAGGAAGGTCTGCGACATGGCGGGCTGGGGTCCGTGGTCGCCGAGGTCGGGCGACTGACGATGACGGCCTCGCGGCGCTTGCAGATCGCGGCCGAGGGAACCGGGACCATCGGCCTGGCTGTCCGGAGATGGCGCCGCCAGACGGAAGCCGCCGATTTCGGACAGCCGACAGCCAGCACCACACGCTGGCGGGTCTCTGTCCTGCCATCCGCGCCGCTTCCCGTGCCCGGCGTGGAGCGGCCCCGGTGGATGCTGGAATTGCTGCGCGCGCGATCGGGGGAATGCGCGGATTTCGAGGTGGAGGGGTGCGATGCCAACGGGAGGATCGAATCGTGTGGTGTCGCTCTACCTGCCTCTGTGGCCGACGGAGCGCATCAGGAAGAAGCTGGGCAACGCCGCGCCTGA
- a CDS encoding DUF6504 family protein, whose protein sequence is MVSLYLPLWPTERIRKKLGNAAPETPLALAGREGSRRVVMSADLAARKIGVTPGIPVAKAQALYPDLTIMDADPDGDRAGLEALALWFQRRIAPIVAVDASGGLPDGIVMDTTGTDHLHGGEPAMLDAVVRRLADSGFTAKVTIAGTWGAAHALARYGRGRIIIVPDGGIPDTLSNLPIEALRLPAAVIEGLRTLGISRIGKLAAMPRAPLTLRFGPELERRLDQAYGRIAEPILAVRPVDPVSVARNFAEPIGAAETIARYIGKLVPVLCEGLDARGDGIRLLDLLLHRLDSQTQTIRIATARPARDAKHLTRLLCEKIETIDPGYGIERMELVAVLAEPMEVRQRVSSLIEEEEADISGLIDTLANRVGGESLYRFAPVESDIPERSVCRVPALAPDDGATWPVGWPRPTRLLSRPEPVQAMAELPDQPPIFFIWRGIRHRVRCADGPERVFGEWWKGDTELTIARDYFRIEDTAGDRFWVFREGDGEHGETGSQRWFMHGLFA, encoded by the coding sequence GTGGTGTCGCTCTACCTGCCTCTGTGGCCGACGGAGCGCATCAGGAAGAAGCTGGGCAACGCCGCGCCTGAGACACCGCTGGCCCTGGCCGGCCGGGAAGGCAGCCGTCGCGTCGTCATGTCCGCCGACCTTGCCGCCCGCAAGATCGGGGTGACGCCCGGCATTCCGGTTGCCAAGGCCCAGGCGCTCTATCCCGATCTGACCATCATGGATGCCGACCCCGACGGCGACCGAGCCGGGCTGGAGGCTCTGGCTCTCTGGTTCCAGCGGCGGATCGCGCCGATCGTGGCCGTGGACGCATCCGGCGGACTGCCTGATGGCATCGTAATGGACACGACCGGCACGGATCATCTCCATGGTGGCGAGCCGGCGATGCTGGACGCCGTGGTCCGTCGCCTGGCTGACTCAGGCTTTACCGCCAAGGTCACGATCGCCGGAACCTGGGGTGCCGCTCATGCCCTGGCCAGATATGGACGTGGCCGGATCATCATCGTGCCCGACGGAGGCATCCCCGACACGCTCTCCAACCTGCCGATCGAGGCATTGCGGCTTCCGGCTGCCGTCATCGAAGGATTGCGGACGCTGGGTATCTCCCGGATCGGCAAGCTGGCCGCCATGCCGCGCGCGCCGCTGACCTTGCGGTTCGGGCCGGAACTGGAACGCCGTCTGGACCAGGCTTATGGGCGCATCGCCGAACCGATCCTGGCCGTGCGCCCGGTCGATCCGGTTTCTGTGGCGCGCAACTTCGCCGAACCCATCGGCGCGGCCGAGACCATTGCCCGCTATATCGGCAAGCTGGTTCCCGTCCTGTGTGAAGGGCTGGATGCCAGGGGCGACGGCATACGGCTGCTCGACCTCCTGTTGCACCGGTTGGACAGCCAAACCCAGACGATCCGGATCGCCACGGCCCGGCCGGCAAGGGACGCGAAGCATCTGACGCGCCTGCTGTGCGAGAAGATCGAGACGATCGATCCGGGCTATGGCATTGAGCGCATGGAACTGGTCGCCGTCCTGGCCGAGCCGATGGAGGTCAGGCAGCGGGTTTCCTCGCTGATCGAAGAGGAAGAAGCCGACATCTCCGGCCTGATCGACACGCTGGCCAATCGCGTCGGTGGGGAATCGCTCTACCGGTTTGCCCCTGTGGAGAGCGACATTCCCGAGCGGTCGGTCTGCCGGGTGCCGGCACTGGCTCCGGATGACGGCGCCACCTGGCCGGTCGGATGGCCACGACCGACCCGGCTGCTTTCCCGGCCGGAACCTGTCCAGGCCATGGCCGAATTGCCGGACCAGCCGCCGATCTTCTTTATCTGGCGCGGTATCCGGCATCGCGTGCGCTGCGCCGACGGGCCTGAGCGCGTCTTCGGCGAATGGTGGAAGGGTGATACGGAACTGACGATCGCGCGGGATTATTTCCGGATCGAGGACACGGCCGGCGACCGATTCTGGGTCTTCCGCGAGGGTGATGGCGAACATGGAGAAACCGGCTCGCAGAGATGGTTCATGCACGGGCTGTTCGCATGA
- a CDS encoding SOS response-associated peptidase codes for MCNLYSVMTNQEAIRMIARVMIDHIGNLQPLPEVWPNTMAPIIRNAEGGRELVMARWGMPTPPGMLKGRKVDRGITNIRHMESSWWRRWEGVEHRCLVPLTAFAEPEHLPEGGSRQVWFARADGEPLAFFAGLWCRWTSVRKLADGETTNNLYGFLTTEANREVGAIHPWAMPVILTQQEDMDLWMTAPAPEALQVQQALPDGALIAIAPPTGVA; via the coding sequence ATGTGCAACCTCTACTCCGTAATGACGAACCAGGAGGCGATCAGGATGATCGCCAGGGTCATGATCGATCATATCGGCAACCTGCAACCGTTGCCCGAGGTGTGGCCGAATACAATGGCCCCAATCATCCGCAATGCCGAGGGCGGCAGGGAACTGGTCATGGCCCGCTGGGGAATGCCGACGCCACCCGGCATGCTCAAGGGCAGGAAGGTGGATCGGGGCATAACCAATATCCGGCATATGGAATCGTCCTGGTGGCGGCGATGGGAAGGCGTGGAACATCGCTGCCTGGTGCCGCTGACGGCGTTTGCCGAGCCCGAACATCTGCCCGAAGGTGGAAGTCGTCAGGTCTGGTTCGCCAGAGCGGATGGCGAGCCGCTGGCCTTCTTCGCCGGTCTGTGGTGCCGGTGGACGTCGGTCAGGAAACTGGCTGACGGCGAGACGACAAATAACCTGTATGGATTCCTGACCACTGAAGCCAACCGGGAGGTCGGTGCTATTCATCCTTGGGCCATGCCAGTTATCCTGACGCAGCAGGAAGATATGGATCTGTGGATGACAGCGCCGGCACCTGAGGCCTTGCAGGTGCAGCAGGCATTGCCGGACGGAGCGCTAATAGCGATTGCTCCACCCACGGGGGTTGCTTGA